The following proteins come from a genomic window of Pseudomonas cichorii:
- a CDS encoding DUF423 domain-containing protein — MLRSFLMLAAFFGFTGVALGAFAAHGLKGRLSPEYLAIFHTGVLYQLVHALALLGVAVLAAQIPGRLVTWAGFSFAIGIVLFSGSLYALTLSGIGKLGIVTPFGGLAFLIGWLTLGIAAWRLGGVSQ; from the coding sequence ATGCTTCGTAGCTTCTTGATGCTTGCTGCCTTTTTCGGTTTTACCGGCGTAGCCCTCGGCGCATTCGCTGCCCACGGCCTCAAAGGTCGCCTGAGCCCCGAGTATCTGGCGATTTTTCACACCGGTGTGCTTTACCAACTGGTGCATGCGCTGGCCTTGCTGGGCGTGGCTGTACTCGCGGCCCAGATTCCCGGTCGATTGGTCACCTGGGCCGGCTTTTCCTTTGCCATCGGCATCGTGCTGTTTTCCGGCAGCCTGTATGCGCTGACCCTCAGCGGCATCGGCAAACTGGGGATCGTGACGCCGTTCGGCGGTCTGGCTTTCCTGATCGGTTGGCTGACCCTGGGCATTGCGGCCTGGCGTCTGGGTGGCGTATCCCAGTGA
- the mtgA gene encoding monofunctional biosynthetic peptidoglycan transglycosylase — protein sequence MLRFLLHRVAKILLWFAAGSFVLVLVLRWVPPPGTALMIERKIESWVDGEPIDLQRSWQPWNKISDNLKIAVIAGEDQKFAEHWGFDISAIQAAILHNERGGSIRGASTLSQQVSKNLFLWSGRSYLRKALEAWFTALIELLWSKERILEVYLNSVEWDEGVFGAQAAAQHHFGINASALSTQQASYLAAVLPNPRQWSASHPSSYVSRRAGWIRQQMRQLGGDGYLAGLNSSRKL from the coding sequence ATGCTGCGTTTTCTCTTGCATCGTGTCGCCAAAATCCTGCTGTGGTTCGCAGCGGGCAGTTTCGTTCTCGTTCTTGTCCTGCGCTGGGTGCCACCACCGGGTACGGCGCTGATGATCGAGCGCAAGATTGAATCATGGGTCGATGGCGAGCCCATTGACCTGCAGCGCTCCTGGCAGCCGTGGAACAAGATTTCCGACAATCTGAAAATCGCGGTCATTGCCGGTGAAGACCAGAAGTTCGCCGAGCACTGGGGTTTTGATATCAGCGCCATTCAGGCGGCGATCCTGCACAACGAGCGCGGCGGTTCGATACGCGGGGCCAGCACCCTGAGCCAGCAGGTTTCAAAGAACCTGTTTCTGTGGTCGGGCCGCAGCTATCTGCGCAAGGCGCTGGAAGCCTGGTTCACGGCCCTGATCGAGCTGCTTTGGTCAAAGGAACGCATTCTTGAGGTGTACCTCAACAGCGTCGAGTGGGATGAAGGCGTATTCGGCGCACAGGCTGCCGCGCAGCATCACTTCGGCATCAACGCCAGCGCCCTGTCGACGCAACAGGCCAGCTACCTGGCCGCCGTACTGCCCAACCCGCGCCAATGGAGCGCCAGCCACCCCAGTAGCTATGTCTCACGTCGCGCAGGCTGGATTCGTCAGCAGATGCGTCAGTTGGGTGGGGATGGGTATCTGGCGGGGTTGAACAGTAGTCGCAAACTGTGA
- the rpoH gene encoding RNA polymerase sigma factor RpoH, whose product MTTSLQPAYALVPGANLEAYVHTVNSIPLLTPEQERELAESLYYEQDLDAARQMVLAHLRFVVHIARSYSGYGLAQSDLIQEGNVGLMKAVKRFNPEMGVRLVSFAVHWIKAEIHEFILRNWRIVKVATTKAQRKLFFNLRSQKKRLAWLNNDEVHRVAESLGVEPREVREMESRLTGQDMAFDPASEADDDSAFQSPANYLEDHRYDPARQLEDSDWSDNSTANLHQALDVLDERSRDILYQRWLAEEKATLHDLAQKYNVSAERIRQLEKSAMNKLKTSIAA is encoded by the coding sequence ATGACCACTTCTTTGCAACCTGCATATGCCTTAGTCCCGGGTGCGAACCTGGAGGCTTACGTGCACACGGTGAACAGCATTCCCTTGCTGACGCCTGAGCAGGAGCGTGAACTGGCTGAGAGTCTCTACTATGAACAGGATCTGGATGCGGCTCGTCAGATGGTCCTCGCCCACCTGCGTTTCGTTGTACACATCGCACGCAGCTATTCGGGTTACGGTCTGGCACAGTCCGACCTGATCCAGGAAGGCAACGTTGGCCTGATGAAGGCTGTAAAGCGCTTCAACCCGGAAATGGGTGTGCGTCTGGTGTCGTTTGCCGTGCACTGGATCAAGGCGGAAATCCACGAGTTCATCCTGCGCAACTGGCGTATCGTCAAGGTCGCCACGACCAAGGCGCAGCGCAAACTGTTCTTCAACCTGCGCAGCCAGAAAAAGCGTCTGGCATGGCTGAACAACGATGAAGTGCATCGCGTGGCCGAAAGCCTTGGTGTTGAGCCTCGTGAAGTCCGCGAGATGGAAAGCCGCCTGACCGGCCAGGACATGGCGTTCGATCCGGCGTCGGAAGCCGATGACGACAGCGCATTCCAGTCGCCGGCCAACTACCTGGAAGACCATCGTTACGATCCTGCGCGTCAGTTGGAAGATTCCGACTGGAGCGACAACTCCACGGCCAATCTGCATCAGGCCCTGGATGTACTGGACGAGCGTAGTCGCGACATCCTCTACCAGCGCTGGCTGGCAGAAGAAAAAGCCACGCTGCACGATCTGGCGCAGAAGTACAACGTCTCCGCCGAGCGTATTCGCCAGCTCGAGAAGAGCGCGATGAACAAGCTCAAGACCTCGATAGCCGCGTAA
- the ftsX gene encoding permease-like cell division protein FtsX encodes MSATRSPKVSDRVAPKAADPEPQKQKKRQDHDDDGPDFNTLLAAWLESHRSSLLDSLRRLGKQPIGSFFTCLVMAIALSLPMGLSLLLNNVERLGGSWQRAAQISIYMHLNANAADGARLRDEIKAMPGVAEAEYISSEQALGEFQQQSGLGEALKELPQNPLPGVVLVTPTEVDKPALEALRARLAELPKVEQAQLDLVWVERLAAILKLGDRFVFGLTVLLVSALLLVIGNTIRLHIENRRTEIEVIKLVGGTDSYVRRPFLYMGALYGFGAGFLSWGVLAFGLNWLNDSVVGLAGLYGSDFALAGVPLADGLSLLLGAVLLGYIGAWIAVARHLRELAPR; translated from the coding sequence ATGAGTGCCACTCGCAGCCCCAAGGTTTCGGATCGCGTCGCGCCAAAGGCCGCAGATCCAGAACCCCAGAAACAGAAGAAGCGCCAGGATCACGATGATGACGGTCCGGACTTCAACACCCTGCTGGCGGCTTGGCTGGAAAGCCATCGCTCCAGCCTGCTCGACAGCCTGCGCCGTCTTGGCAAGCAGCCAATCGGCAGTTTCTTCACCTGTCTGGTGATGGCGATTGCCCTGAGCCTGCCCATGGGGCTGTCATTGCTGCTGAACAATGTCGAGCGCCTGGGCGGTTCCTGGCAGCGTGCGGCGCAGATCTCGATCTACATGCACCTGAACGCCAATGCGGCGGATGGTGCCCGTTTGCGTGACGAAATCAAGGCCATGCCCGGCGTTGCCGAAGCCGAGTACATCAGCAGCGAGCAGGCTCTGGGCGAGTTCCAGCAGCAGTCCGGGCTGGGTGAGGCGCTCAAGGAATTGCCACAGAACCCGTTGCCGGGTGTGGTGCTTGTAACGCCGACGGAAGTCGACAAGCCGGCACTTGAAGCCCTGCGTGCCCGACTGGCCGAACTGCCTAAAGTGGAGCAGGCTCAGCTCGATCTGGTCTGGGTGGAGCGTCTGGCGGCGATTCTCAAGCTGGGTGACCGTTTTGTCTTCGGCTTGACGGTCTTGCTGGTTTCCGCTTTGCTGCTGGTGATCGGTAACACCATCCGTCTGCATATTGAAAACCGTCGTACCGAGATCGAAGTCATCAAACTGGTCGGCGGTACAGACAGCTATGTGCGCAGGCCTTTCCTTTATATGGGCGCGCTGTATGGTTTTGGGGCGGGTTTCCTGTCCTGGGGCGTGCTGGCGTTCGGCCTGAACTGGCTGAATGACTCGGTCGTCGGGCTGGCTGGCCTGTACGGGAGCGACTTCGCGCTGGCGGGTGTTCCGTTGGCCGATGGTCTGTCGCTCTTGCTTGGAGCGGTCTTGTTAGGGTATATCGGTGCTTGGATTGCGGTCGCCCGCCATTTGCGAGAGCTGGCGCCACGTTAA
- the ftsE gene encoding cell division ATP-binding protein FtsE, with product MIRFEQVGKRYPNGHVGLHELSFRVRRGEFLFVTGHSGAGKSTLLRLLLAMERPTTGKLMLAGQDLGQISNAQIPFLRRQIGVVFQNHQLLFDRTVFNNIALPLQILGLSKVDIAKRVDSALERVALSDKGELYPGDLSTGQQQRVGIARAIVHRPALLLADEPTGNLDPRLAAEIMGVFEDINRLGTSVLIASHDLALIARMRHRMLTLQRGRLIGDGEAGA from the coding sequence ATGATTCGTTTCGAGCAGGTCGGTAAGCGTTATCCGAATGGACATGTCGGATTGCATGAACTGAGCTTTCGAGTACGTCGCGGTGAGTTCCTGTTCGTTACCGGCCATTCCGGCGCCGGTAAAAGCACCTTGCTGCGCCTGTTGCTGGCCATGGAGCGCCCGACAACTGGCAAATTGATGTTGGCCGGTCAGGATCTCGGGCAGATCAGCAACGCCCAGATCCCGTTCCTGCGGCGTCAGATTGGTGTGGTGTTCCAGAACCACCAGTTGTTGTTCGACCGCACCGTTTTCAACAACATCGCACTCCCCTTGCAGATCCTGGGGCTGTCCAAGGTCGATATCGCCAAGCGTGTGGATTCGGCGCTGGAGCGCGTAGCCTTGTCCGACAAGGGCGAGCTGTATCCCGGCGACCTGTCCACCGGTCAGCAACAGCGCGTCGGTATTGCCCGTGCCATCGTGCATCGCCCGGCCTTGCTACTGGCCGATGAACCCACCGGTAACCTCGACCCACGATTGGCTGCTGAAATCATGGGCGTGTTTGAAGATATCAACCGGCTGGGCACCAGTGTATTGATCGCCAGTCACGATCTGGCACTGATCGCACGTATGCGTCATCGCATGCTGACTTTGCAACGCGGTCGTCTGATCGGTGACGGGGAGGCCGGAGCATGA
- the ftsY gene encoding signal recognition particle-docking protein FtsY, with protein sequence MFGSNDDKKTPAAAGEKKGLFGWLRKKPQEAVEPAPELSTAQTEPVTDATPPVEPPRAPEPSHEAAAPEPHGHVQPGEPAPQPWLTLPVAEEPVAFTDERDVHVTPPIAQQVHVAPEPVIEPASLPEAAPVVVPEPEPVAVVTPVAAPVVEQPVAPVAAPVAEPVAEAAPVPVDPVVAEAPKAGFFARLKQGLSKTSASIGEGMASLFLGKKAIDDDLLEEIETRLLTADVGVEATSVIIQSLTQKVARKQLTDAQALYTSLQGELAAMLKPVEQPLVIKAEHKPFVILVVGVNGAGKTTTIGKLAKKLQLEGKKVMLAAGDTFRAAAVEQLQVWGERNQIPVIAQHTGADSASVIFDAVQAAKARGVDVLIADTAGRLHTKDNLMEELKKVRRVIGKLDTEAPHEVLLVLDAGTGQNAINQAKQFNQTVSLTGLALTKLDGTAKGGVIFALAKQFGLPIRYIGVGEGIDDLRTFEAEPFVQALFAERERT encoded by the coding sequence ATGTTTGGTTCCAACGACGACAAGAAGACCCCAGCCGCGGCTGGAGAAAAGAAAGGCCTGTTCGGATGGCTGCGTAAAAAGCCGCAGGAAGCCGTAGAACCTGCGCCAGAGTTATCCACAGCCCAGACCGAGCCGGTTACCGACGCGACGCCGCCTGTCGAGCCGCCACGCGCCCCTGAACCTTCACACGAAGCCGCCGCGCCAGAGCCTCATGGGCATGTGCAGCCGGGAGAGCCGGCTCCGCAGCCCTGGCTGACCTTGCCGGTGGCTGAAGAGCCCGTGGCCTTCACCGATGAGCGTGATGTCCATGTCACGCCGCCGATTGCGCAGCAGGTGCATGTGGCTCCCGAGCCTGTGATCGAGCCTGCTTCGCTGCCTGAAGCTGCGCCAGTCGTTGTGCCTGAGCCTGAGCCCGTTGCAGTGGTAACGCCGGTTGCCGCTCCTGTGGTGGAGCAGCCGGTTGCTCCTGTTGCCGCACCGGTCGCCGAGCCTGTTGCCGAAGCCGCGCCAGTTCCAGTCGACCCTGTAGTGGCCGAGGCCCCCAAGGCGGGCTTCTTCGCCCGCCTCAAGCAGGGGCTGTCGAAAACCAGCGCCAGCATTGGCGAAGGCATGGCAAGCCTGTTCCTGGGCAAAAAGGCCATCGACGATGATCTGCTGGAGGAAATCGAAACCCGCCTGCTGACCGCAGACGTGGGTGTCGAAGCCACCTCTGTGATTATCCAGAGCCTGACCCAGAAGGTTGCGCGCAAGCAGTTGACCGACGCTCAGGCACTGTACACCTCGCTGCAAGGCGAACTGGCGGCGATGCTCAAGCCTGTCGAGCAGCCTCTGGTCATCAAGGCCGAGCACAAGCCATTCGTGATTCTGGTGGTGGGCGTCAATGGCGCGGGCAAGACCACGACCATCGGCAAGCTGGCCAAGAAGCTGCAGCTCGAAGGCAAGAAAGTCATGCTGGCGGCGGGGGATACCTTCCGTGCCGCAGCGGTCGAGCAATTGCAGGTCTGGGGCGAGCGCAACCAGATACCGGTCATCGCCCAGCACACCGGTGCCGACTCGGCCTCGGTTATCTTCGATGCCGTGCAGGCCGCCAAGGCCCGTGGCGTCGATGTGCTGATCGCTGACACCGCAGGTCGTCTGCACACCAAAGACAACCTGATGGAAGAACTGAAAAAGGTTCGCCGGGTGATCGGCAAGCTGGATACCGAAGCGCCTCACGAAGTTCTGCTCGTACTGGACGCCGGCACCGGTCAGAACGCAATCAATCAGGCCAAGCAATTCAACCAGACGGTCTCCCTGACCGGCTTGGCGCTCACTAAACTCGATGGCACGGCAAAAGGCGGTGTGATCTTCGCCTTGGCCAAACAGTTCGGCCTGCCAATCCGTTATATCGGCGTGGGCGAGGGTATCGACGATTTGCGTACCTTCGAAGCCGAACCCTTTGTCCAGGCTCTGTTTGCGGAGCGGGAGCGTACATGA
- a CDS encoding M16 family metallopeptidase, whose protein sequence is MNALARRAAGLLLSTICLPLTALAADPQPTHEFTLGNGLKVIVREDHRAPVVVSQIWYKVGSSYETPGQTGLSHALEHMMFKGSSKTGPGESSLILRDLGAEENAFTSDDYTAYYQVLARDRLSVALELEADRMATLKLPADEFSREIEVIKEERRLRTDDKPMSKVFERFKAMAYPASGYHTPTIGWMKDLDRMQIEDLRHWYQSWYTPNNATLVVVGDVQPDEVKALAERFFGSIPRRDVPPAKKPLELAEPGERRISMHVKTQQPSLLFGFNVPSLSTAEDQRSINALRLISALLDGGYSARIPTRLERGEELVSNASSMYNAFVRGDSLFMISATPNVQKKKTLADVEAGIWRLLNDLKTKAPSAEELERVRAQVIAGVVYERDSITSQATTIGQLETVGLSWKLIDEELAALQSVTPEDIQKAANTYFTRERLSVAHALPEEKAK, encoded by the coding sequence ATGAATGCTCTAGCCCGCCGCGCCGCTGGCCTGCTGCTCAGCACGATTTGTCTGCCCCTGACAGCATTGGCCGCCGATCCACAGCCTACTCATGAGTTCACCCTGGGCAATGGCCTGAAAGTCATCGTCCGCGAAGACCATCGCGCACCGGTGGTCGTTTCCCAGATCTGGTACAAGGTCGGCTCCAGCTACGAGACGCCGGGCCAGACCGGTCTGTCCCACGCGCTTGAGCACATGATGTTCAAAGGCAGCAGCAAGACAGGTCCTGGCGAATCCTCATTGATCCTGCGGGATCTGGGCGCCGAAGAGAACGCCTTCACCAGCGACGACTACACCGCCTACTATCAGGTGCTGGCCCGCGACCGCCTGAGCGTGGCCCTGGAGCTGGAGGCCGATCGCATGGCCACCCTGAAGCTGCCGGCAGACGAATTCAGCCGCGAAATCGAAGTCATCAAGGAAGAGCGCCGCCTGCGCACCGATGACAAGCCCATGAGCAAGGTGTTCGAGCGCTTCAAGGCCATGGCCTACCCGGCCAGCGGCTATCACACGCCGACCATCGGCTGGATGAAAGACCTGGACCGCATGCAGATCGAGGATCTGCGTCACTGGTACCAATCCTGGTACACCCCGAACAACGCCACGCTGGTGGTGGTCGGCGATGTACAGCCTGACGAAGTCAAAGCCCTGGCCGAGCGCTTTTTCGGCTCGATCCCGCGCCGCGATGTGCCGCCAGCGAAAAAACCGCTGGAACTGGCAGAGCCAGGCGAACGCCGCATCAGCATGCACGTCAAGACTCAGCAGCCAAGCCTGCTTTTCGGCTTCAACGTGCCGAGCCTGAGCACTGCTGAGGACCAGCGCTCTATCAATGCCCTGCGCCTGATCTCCGCTCTGCTCGACGGCGGCTACAGCGCACGCATCCCGACCCGTCTGGAGCGTGGCGAAGAGTTGGTATCCAACGCATCGTCCATGTACAACGCCTTCGTGCGCGGCGACAGCCTGTTCATGATCAGCGCGACCCCCAATGTGCAGAAGAAAAAAACCCTGGCCGATGTCGAGGCTGGCATCTGGCGCCTGCTCAATGACCTGAAAACCAAGGCACCGTCGGCCGAAGAGCTGGAGCGCGTGCGGGCCCAGGTGATTGCCGGCGTGGTCTACGAGCGCGATTCGATCACCAGCCAGGCCACCACCATCGGCCAGCTGGAAACCGTCGGCCTTTCCTGGAAGCTGATCGACGAAGAGCTGGCTGCCCTGCAAAGCGTGACCCCTGAAGACATTCAGAAAGCCGCCAACACCTATTTCACCCGTGAACGCCTCAGCGTTGCACACGCTCTGCCTGAGGAGAAAGCCAAATGA
- a CDS encoding M16 family metallopeptidase, producing MIKRNTPRHALLGLALSVSLGAFVAQPALADNAAGSDTTPAPAQLGSQLQTLKELDGKTPARRTLNIQTWNTAEGAKVLFVESRELPMFDLRLIFAAGSSQDKASPGIALLTNAMLNEGVKGKDVSAIAQGFEGLGADFGNGSYRDMAVASLRSLSATDKREPALKLFGEVVGKPTFPADSLARIKNQLLSSFEQKKQNPGAIAGQELFKKLYGDHPYAHPSDGDAKSINAITLAQLKAFHAKGYAAGNAVIALVGDLSRDEAQAIAAQVSASLPKGPALPKIAKAVEPKPASTHIEFPSNQTHLMLAQIGIDRNDPDYAALSIGNSILGGGGFGSRLMTEVREKRGLTYGVSSGFSPMQALGPFTIGLQTRADMSENTLKLVQDIVRDFLANGPTQKELDDVKRELTGSFPLTAANNSAIVGQLGSIGFYDLPLTFLEDYMTQAQSVTVDQVKTAMNKHLSADKMVIVTVGPTVPQKPLPPPTDKPVQRPTGVPEH from the coding sequence ATGATCAAGCGCAATACTCCCCGTCACGCCTTGCTGGGCCTGGCCCTGAGCGTTTCGCTCGGCGCATTCGTTGCCCAGCCGGCTCTGGCAGACAACGCAGCCGGCAGCGATACCACGCCAGCCCCTGCGCAACTGGGCAGCCAGTTGCAGACTCTCAAGGAGCTGGACGGCAAGACCCCAGCCCGTCGCACGCTGAACATCCAGACCTGGAACACCGCCGAAGGCGCCAAGGTGCTGTTCGTCGAGTCCCGCGAACTGCCGATGTTCGACCTGCGCCTGATCTTCGCCGCAGGCAGCAGCCAGGACAAAGCCTCGCCCGGCATCGCACTGCTGACCAACGCCATGCTCAATGAAGGCGTCAAGGGCAAGGATGTCAGCGCCATCGCCCAGGGTTTTGAAGGCCTGGGTGCCGATTTCGGCAACGGTTCCTACCGCGACATGGCCGTGGCTTCGCTGCGCAGCCTCAGCGCCACTGACAAACGCGAGCCGGCTTTGAAGCTGTTCGGCGAGGTCGTGGGCAAACCCACTTTCCCTGCCGACTCGCTGGCCCGCATCAAGAACCAGTTGCTCTCCAGTTTCGAGCAGAAAAAGCAGAACCCGGGCGCCATTGCCGGTCAGGAACTGTTCAAGAAACTGTACGGTGACCATCCTTACGCACACCCAAGTGACGGCGATGCCAAAAGCATCAACGCTATCACCCTCGCCCAGCTCAAGGCCTTTCATGCCAAGGGCTATGCGGCTGGCAATGCGGTCATCGCACTAGTCGGCGACCTGTCACGGGACGAAGCGCAAGCCATCGCCGCACAGGTCTCGGCGTCGCTGCCAAAAGGCCCGGCACTGCCGAAGATCGCCAAGGCTGTCGAACCCAAGCCTGCAAGCACGCATATCGAGTTCCCCTCCAACCAGACTCACCTGATGCTGGCGCAGATCGGTATCGATCGTAACGACCCGGACTACGCGGCACTGAGCATCGGCAACTCGATCCTGGGCGGTGGCGGTTTCGGCAGTCGCTTGATGACTGAAGTCCGCGAAAAGCGCGGCCTGACCTACGGCGTGTCGTCCGGGTTCTCCCCGATGCAGGCGCTGGGGCCTTTCACGATCGGCCTGCAAACCCGCGCAGACATGAGCGAGAACACCCTGAAACTGGTCCAGGACATCGTGCGTGACTTCCTCGCCAATGGCCCGACCCAGAAAGAACTCGACGACGTCAAACGCGAGCTGACCGGCAGCTTCCCGCTGACCGCCGCCAACAACTCCGCGATTGTCGGCCAGTTGGGCTCCATCGGTTTCTATGACCTGCCGCTGACCTTTCTTGAGGACTACATGACTCAGGCCCAGAGCGTGACGGTCGATCAGGTCAAGACCGCCATGAACAAACACCTGAGCGCCGACAAGATGGTGATCGTCACGGTTGGCCCGACAGTGCCACAAAAGCCGCTGCCGCCGCCCACCGACAAACCCGTTCAACGACCTACAGGGGTTCCGGAGCACTAA
- the rsmD gene encoding 16S rRNA (guanine(966)-N(2))-methyltransferase RsmD, with product MANPRPKTHNGLGQLRIIGGEWGSRRLTFPDAPGLRPTPDRVRETLFNWLSPYIAGAKVLDVFTGSGALYFEALSRGASMGLALDSNAAAIASLRQNLNLLNCTTGQIAQTDALRHLETAVATPFDVVFLDPPFHQGLLASACALLESRGWLAENAWIYTESENAPSTTGLPGNWRLHREKKAGQVHYALWEREGG from the coding sequence ATGGCCAATCCACGTCCGAAGACCCATAACGGCCTGGGCCAACTTCGCATCATCGGGGGAGAATGGGGCAGCCGTCGCCTGACCTTCCCCGACGCACCCGGCTTGCGCCCGACACCCGATCGCGTGCGCGAAACCCTGTTCAACTGGCTGTCGCCCTATATCGCGGGCGCCAAGGTGCTGGATGTCTTCACCGGCAGCGGTGCGTTGTACTTCGAAGCCCTGTCGCGTGGTGCCAGCATGGGCCTGGCGCTGGACAGCAACGCTGCCGCCATCGCCAGCCTGCGCCAGAACCTGAACCTGCTGAACTGCACGACAGGCCAGATTGCCCAGACCGACGCCCTGCGCCATCTGGAAACAGCCGTGGCAACGCCGTTCGACGTCGTTTTCCTCGACCCGCCTTTCCACCAGGGCCTGCTGGCCTCGGCCTGCGCCCTGCTTGAATCCCGCGGCTGGCTGGCAGAAAACGCCTGGATCTACACCGAAAGCGAAAACGCGCCCTCCACCACCGGCCTGCCGGGCAACTGGAGACTGCACCGCGAGAAAAAGGCTGGACAGGTTCATTATGCGTTGTGGGAGAGGGAGGGGGGTTAA
- a CDS encoding malic enzyme-like NAD(P)-binding protein — translation MSDLKTAALEYHANPRPGKLSVELTKPTATARDLSLAYSPGVAEPVREIARDPELAYKYTGKGNLVAVISDGTAILGLGDLGPLASKPVMEGKGVLFKRFAGIDVFDIEVDSESPQAFIDTVKRISITFGGINLEDIKAPECFEIEKALIEQCDIPVFHDDQHGTAIVTAAGMINALEIVGKSLDTAKIVCLGAGAAAISCMKLLVSMGAKIENIFMVDRTGVVHSGRTDLNQYKAVFAHATEKRTLSEALDGADVFVGLSGPNLLSAENLKLMAKDPIVFACSNPDPEISPELAHATRDDVIMATGRSDYPNQVNNVLGFPFIFRGALDVRAKRINEEMKIAAANALRELAKLPVPQEVSDAYGGIKLEFGREYIIPKPMDARLLGLISDAVAKAAIESGVATQPYPKHYPLTSVDDVFKG, via the coding sequence ATGTCAGATTTGAAAACTGCCGCGCTCGAATACCATGCCAATCCACGTCCTGGTAAATTGAGCGTCGAACTCACCAAGCCGACCGCAACTGCTCGTGACCTGTCCCTGGCCTACAGCCCTGGCGTTGCTGAACCTGTGCGTGAAATTGCCCGTGATCCTGAACTTGCCTACAAGTACACCGGCAAAGGCAACCTGGTAGCAGTTATTTCCGATGGCACCGCGATCCTGGGCCTCGGCGATCTGGGCCCATTGGCTTCCAAACCGGTCATGGAAGGTAAAGGGGTTCTGTTCAAGCGTTTCGCCGGTATCGACGTTTTCGATATCGAAGTCGATTCCGAAAGCCCGCAAGCTTTCATCGACACTGTAAAACGCATCTCCATCACTTTCGGTGGCATCAACCTGGAAGACATCAAGGCACCCGAGTGCTTTGAAATCGAAAAGGCCCTGATCGAACAGTGCGACATCCCGGTTTTCCATGATGACCAGCACGGCACCGCCATCGTGACCGCAGCCGGCATGATCAACGCTCTGGAAATCGTGGGCAAAAGCCTGGATACCGCCAAGATCGTCTGCCTGGGCGCTGGCGCTGCTGCCATCTCCTGCATGAAGCTGCTGGTGAGCATGGGCGCGAAGATCGAGAACATCTTCATGGTTGACCGTACTGGCGTGGTTCACTCCGGCCGTACCGACCTGAACCAGTACAAGGCTGTGTTCGCCCACGCGACCGAAAAGCGCACCCTGAGCGAAGCTCTGGATGGCGCTGACGTGTTCGTTGGCTTGTCCGGTCCTAACCTGCTGAGCGCTGAAAACCTGAAGCTGATGGCCAAGGACCCGATCGTGTTCGCTTGCTCGAACCCTGATCCGGAAATCTCCCCAGAGCTGGCTCACGCTACCCGTGACGATGTGATCATGGCGACCGGTCGTTCCGACTACCCGAACCAGGTCAACAACGTGCTGGGCTTCCCGTTCATCTTCCGTGGTGCTCTGGACGTTCGCGCCAAGCGTATCAACGAAGAAATGAAAATCGCTGCTGCCAACGCCCTGCGCGAACTGGCCAAGCTGCCTGTTCCTCAGGAAGTCAGCGACGCCTACGGCGGCATCAAGCTGGAATTCGGTCGTGAGTACATCATTCCGAAACCAATGGACGCTCGCCTGCTGGGCCTGATCTCCGATGCAGTGGCCAAGGCTGCCATCGAGAGCGGCGTTGCTACCCAGCCGTATCCGAAGCACTACCCGCTGACCAGCGTGGATGATGTTTTCAAGGGTTGA